The Micromonospora sp. NBC_00421 genome contains a region encoding:
- the dxs gene encoding 1-deoxy-D-xylulose-5-phosphate synthase codes for MSVEEDTANHGRLLGTVRGPQDVKRMTGEQLDILAAEIRDFLIAKVSRTGGHVGPNLGVVELTLAMHRVFDSPRDRLLYDTGHQSYVHKILTGRQDGFDRLRQRGGLSGYPSQAESEHDLIENSHASTALSYADGLAKAYALRGEQRSVVAVVGDGALTGGMCWEALNNIATSGNRLVIVVNDNGRSYSPTIGGLADHLSSLRLNPGYEKVLDTVKDALGNTPFVGKPMYEVLHAVKKGIKDAVAPQAMFEDLGIKYVGPVDGHDITAVEGALRAAKNFGGPVIVHAVTRKGYGYRPAEEDEADCLHGPGAFDAETGKLLAAPSVKWTQVFADELVAIADERPDVVGITAAMAEPTGIATLARKHPDRVYDVGIAEQHAATSAAGLAMGGLHPVVAVYATFLNRAFDQVLLDVAMHKLPVTFVLDRAGVTGPDGPSHYGIWDMSVFGVVPGLRIAAPRDAASLREELREAIAVDDGPTIVRFPTGTVAADLPAIRRVGPVDVLAESARTDVLLVAVGAFGLLGMEVASRLAEQGYGVTVVDPRWVRPVPSELVELAAGHRLVVSVEDGVRVGGVGDALGQAMRDADVRVPLRDLGVPADWHPHGTRAQILADLRLTAQDVARDVTGWISGLDGDATSVETVRLPAPDSTPN; via the coding sequence ATGAGCGTTGAAGAGGACACGGCCAACCACGGTCGGCTACTGGGCACCGTCCGTGGTCCGCAGGACGTGAAGCGGATGACCGGCGAACAGCTGGACATCCTCGCCGCCGAGATCCGTGACTTCCTGATCGCCAAGGTGTCCCGCACCGGCGGCCACGTCGGCCCCAACCTGGGTGTGGTGGAGCTGACCCTGGCCATGCACCGGGTCTTCGACTCCCCGCGCGACCGGCTCCTGTACGACACCGGCCACCAGTCGTACGTACACAAGATCCTCACCGGCCGGCAGGACGGCTTCGACAGGCTCCGCCAGCGCGGTGGCCTCTCCGGCTACCCGAGCCAGGCCGAGAGCGAGCACGACCTGATCGAGAACTCGCACGCGTCCACCGCCCTGTCCTACGCCGACGGGCTGGCCAAGGCGTACGCCCTGCGCGGCGAGCAGCGCAGCGTGGTGGCCGTGGTCGGCGACGGCGCGCTCACCGGCGGCATGTGCTGGGAGGCGCTCAACAACATCGCCACCTCCGGCAACCGGCTGGTGATCGTGGTCAACGACAACGGCCGGTCCTACTCGCCGACCATCGGCGGGCTCGCCGACCACCTGTCGTCGCTGCGGCTCAACCCCGGCTACGAGAAGGTCCTCGACACGGTCAAGGACGCGCTGGGCAACACCCCGTTCGTCGGCAAGCCGATGTACGAGGTGCTGCACGCGGTCAAGAAGGGCATCAAGGACGCGGTCGCCCCGCAGGCGATGTTCGAGGACCTCGGCATCAAGTACGTCGGCCCGGTCGACGGGCACGACATCACCGCCGTCGAGGGTGCGCTGCGGGCGGCGAAGAACTTCGGCGGCCCGGTGATCGTGCACGCGGTGACCCGTAAGGGCTACGGCTACCGCCCGGCCGAGGAGGACGAGGCGGACTGCCTGCACGGGCCGGGCGCCTTCGACGCCGAGACCGGCAAGCTGCTCGCCGCCCCGTCGGTGAAGTGGACCCAGGTCTTCGCCGACGAGCTGGTCGCCATCGCCGACGAGCGGCCCGACGTGGTGGGCATCACCGCCGCGATGGCCGAGCCGACCGGCATCGCCACCCTGGCCCGCAAGCACCCCGACCGGGTGTACGACGTGGGCATCGCCGAGCAGCACGCGGCCACCTCCGCGGCCGGCCTGGCGATGGGCGGCCTGCATCCGGTGGTGGCGGTCTACGCGACCTTCCTCAACCGCGCCTTCGACCAGGTCCTGCTGGACGTGGCGATGCACAAGCTGCCGGTGACCTTCGTGCTGGACCGGGCCGGGGTCACCGGTCCGGACGGGCCGAGCCACTACGGCATCTGGGACATGTCGGTCTTCGGGGTGGTGCCGGGCCTGCGGATCGCCGCCCCCCGCGACGCCGCCAGCCTCCGTGAGGAGCTGCGTGAGGCGATCGCCGTCGACGACGGTCCCACCATCGTCCGGTTCCCCACCGGCACCGTCGCCGCCGACCTGCCGGCGATCCGCCGGGTCGGCCCGGTCGACGTGCTGGCCGAGTCGGCGCGTACCGACGTGCTGCTGGTGGCGGTGGGCGCCTTCGGCCTGCTCGGCATGGAGGTGGCGTCCCGTCTCGCCGAGCAGGGCTACGGCGTCACCGTGGTCGACCCGCGCTGGGTGCGCCCGGTCCCGTCCGAGTTGGTCGAGCTGGCCGCCGGCCACCGCCTCGTGGTCAGCGTCGAGGACGGTGTCCGGGTCGGCGGTGTCGGTGACGCGCTGGGCCAGGCGATGCGGGACGCCGACGTCCGGGTGCCGCTGCGTGACCTGGGCGTACCGGCCGACTGGCACCCGCACGGCACCCGCGCGCAGATCCTCGCCGACCTGCGGCTGACCGCCCAGGACGTGGCCCGCGACGTCACCGGCTGGATCTCCGGCCTGGACGGCGACGCCACCTCGGTGGAGACCGTCCGCCTCCCCGCCCCCGACTCCACCCCCAACTGA
- a CDS encoding OB-fold nucleic acid binding domain-containing protein: protein MSTDESRLSLRDILRRFTASEAEIEAQELRRESAESGGVLARQCMRGQVVSVAGRLRTVVYTPRTNLPTLEADLYDGSDVVTLVWLGRRHIAGIEPGRHLTARGRVAVRDERKVIYNPYYELESPK, encoded by the coding sequence ATGTCGACCGACGAGAGCCGGCTGTCGCTGCGAGACATCCTGCGCCGGTTCACCGCCAGCGAGGCCGAGATCGAGGCACAGGAGCTACGCCGGGAGAGCGCCGAATCCGGTGGCGTGCTGGCCCGCCAGTGCATGCGGGGTCAGGTGGTCTCGGTCGCCGGGCGGCTCCGCACGGTGGTCTACACGCCGCGTACCAACCTGCCCACCCTGGAGGCGGACCTCTACGACGGCAGTGACGTGGTCACCCTGGTCTGGTTGGGTCGACGGCACATCGCCGGCATCGAGCCGGGTCGGCACCTCACCGCGCGGGGGCGGGTGGCCGTCCGGGACGAACGCAAGGTCATCTACAACCCGTACTACGAGCTGGAGTCGCCGAAGTGA
- a CDS encoding DUF3159 domain-containing protein: MTTGQPPATEPQTTPADDEQLPSLAEQMADQLGGWRGLVESSIPVVVFVLANVVGELRPAVIASIGVALLIAVVRLVQRRPVRHAVNGLFGIGIGAAIAWRTGDERDFYLPGILYGIGYGIALLLSAVIRQPLVGWIWSVLVAKGRSEWRDDPRLVRTFTQLTILWGVVWLAKVGVQAGLYLAHQDTALGVARLALGYPPYALLLLITVWTVRRVTRESAPQPLPGG; this comes from the coding sequence GTGACGACGGGACAGCCCCCGGCCACCGAGCCGCAGACCACCCCGGCGGACGACGAACAGCTACCCAGCCTCGCCGAGCAGATGGCCGACCAACTGGGCGGCTGGCGCGGGCTGGTCGAGTCCAGCATCCCGGTGGTGGTCTTCGTGCTGGCCAACGTGGTCGGGGAGCTGCGACCGGCGGTGATCGCCTCGATCGGGGTGGCGCTGCTGATCGCGGTGGTCCGACTGGTCCAGCGCCGCCCGGTCCGGCACGCCGTCAACGGACTCTTCGGCATCGGGATCGGGGCGGCCATCGCCTGGCGTACCGGGGACGAACGGGACTTCTACCTCCCGGGCATCCTCTACGGCATCGGCTACGGCATCGCCCTGCTGCTCTCCGCGGTGATCCGGCAGCCCCTGGTGGGGTGGATCTGGTCGGTGCTGGTGGCCAAGGGGCGCTCCGAGTGGCGTGACGACCCCCGGCTGGTGCGCACCTTCACCCAGCTCACCATCCTCTGGGGGGTGGTGTGGCTGGCCAAGGTCGGTGTGCAGGCCGGGCTCTACCTGGCCCACCAGGACACCGCGCTGGGGGTGGCCCGGCTCGCCCTCGGCTACCCGCCGTACGCGCTGCTGCTGCTGATCACGGTCTGGACGGTGCGCCGGGTGACCCGGGAGTCCGCCCCGCAGCCGCTGCCCGGCGGCTGA
- a CDS encoding anhydro-N-acetylmuramic acid kinase: MKIVGLMSGTSYDGVDVVAAEFTADGDILRMRPLGHRELGYDEELRERIGAVLPPHPTTVEAVCRLDNALGEVFADAAALGVELAGGRADVVVSPGQTVFHWVDGGTVRGTLQLGAPARVAARVGVPVLSDLRSADVAVGGQGAPLLPAFDALLLAPGHPDEGRRHGGAGGRPGSGAGGRRGPTGGTVRAALNLGGIANLTVVAPGGPVLGYDVGPANALLDAAARRFLDRPCDVDGIRAAAGRVHPGLLALLLAEPYYAAAPPKSTGKELFHSGYLDARLAALAGPVATDDVFATLTELTARTVADACDRHRVTDVVAAGGGVRNPTLWGRLAALGAGRWVLRTTDELGVPAQAREAYAFALLGWLSWHGLPGAVPSVTGARRAAVLGSWTPSGPPHGAAGPTPPRRLVVLR; encoded by the coding sequence ATGAAGATCGTCGGGCTGATGTCGGGCACCTCGTACGACGGGGTGGACGTGGTCGCCGCCGAGTTCACCGCCGACGGGGACATCCTGCGGATGCGCCCGTTGGGCCATCGGGAGCTGGGCTACGACGAGGAGCTGCGGGAGCGGATCGGGGCGGTGCTGCCGCCGCATCCGACCACGGTCGAGGCGGTCTGCCGGCTCGACAACGCCCTCGGCGAGGTGTTCGCCGACGCCGCCGCGCTCGGCGTCGAGCTGGCCGGTGGGCGGGCCGACGTGGTCGTCTCACCTGGGCAGACCGTCTTCCACTGGGTCGACGGTGGCACCGTGCGGGGCACCCTCCAGCTCGGTGCGCCGGCCCGGGTCGCCGCCCGGGTGGGCGTACCCGTGCTGTCGGACCTGCGGTCGGCGGACGTCGCGGTCGGCGGGCAGGGTGCTCCGCTGCTCCCCGCCTTCGACGCCCTGCTGCTCGCCCCGGGCCATCCCGACGAGGGCCGGCGGCACGGCGGTGCCGGCGGGCGGCCTGGCAGCGGTGCCGGCGGGCGGCGGGGGCCGACCGGCGGCACGGTGCGGGCGGCGCTCAACCTGGGCGGCATCGCCAACCTCACAGTGGTCGCACCGGGCGGGCCCGTGCTCGGGTACGACGTGGGCCCGGCCAACGCCCTGCTCGACGCGGCGGCCCGCCGGTTCCTCGACCGGCCCTGTGACGTCGACGGCATTCGGGCGGCGGCCGGTCGGGTGCACCCCGGACTGCTGGCGCTGCTGCTCGCCGAGCCCTACTACGCGGCGGCCCCACCCAAGTCGACGGGCAAGGAGCTGTTCCACAGCGGCTACCTCGACGCCCGGCTGGCGGCGCTCGCCGGGCCGGTCGCCACGGACGACGTGTTCGCCACGTTGACCGAGCTGACCGCCCGGACGGTGGCCGACGCCTGCGACCGGCACCGGGTGACCGATGTGGTGGCGGCCGGCGGCGGGGTGCGCAATCCCACCCTGTGGGGCCGACTGGCCGCCCTCGGTGCCGGCCGGTGGGTGCTGCGGACCACCGACGAGCTGGGGGTGCCCGCCCAGGCCCGGGAGGCGTACGCGTTCGCACTGCTGGGGTGGTTGTCCTGGCACGGGCTGCCGGGCGCGGTGCCCTCGGTGACCGGGGCCAGGCGGGCCGCAGTGCTGGGTTCCTGGACCCCGTCCGGGCCGCCGCACGGGGCGGCCGGGCCGACCCCGCCGCGACGGCTGGTCGTCCTCCGCTGA
- a CDS encoding class I SAM-dependent RNA methyltransferase encodes MEEAERVELTVDAVAPGGHCVARVDGQVVFVRHALPGERVVAEVTELHRGFARADAVEIVEAAPDRVTPPCPYARPGGCGGCDLQHVAPAAQLGWKTAVVREQLTRLGGLTDAEIDGLRVTVEPLPGGPLGWRSRVRYAVDAAGRAGLLKHRSHEVVPIDRCLIAHPAIQELPVLGRPWPTAEAVEVVASTGGDVAVTAVADGVPTRVDVPAGPATAVDAPGGVAAGQEDRPDGAATVREVAAGRDWSLPASGFWQVHPAAADTLVGAVLDLLAPQPGESAWDLYGGAGLFAAALAGRVGPDARVTIVESAAEGVAAARRNLADLRRVEVVAARVETALARRRVTGPVDLVVLDPPRTGAGAAVVRDMIAATPRAIAYVACDPAAFARDVRTFTRAGWRLAALRGYDLFPMTQHVELVGLFLPPTR; translated from the coding sequence TTGGAGGAGGCCGAGCGGGTCGAGTTGACCGTGGACGCCGTCGCCCCCGGTGGGCACTGCGTGGCCCGGGTCGACGGTCAGGTGGTCTTCGTCCGGCACGCGCTGCCCGGCGAGCGGGTGGTCGCCGAGGTGACCGAGCTGCACCGGGGCTTCGCCCGTGCCGACGCCGTCGAGATCGTCGAGGCGGCACCGGACCGGGTCACCCCACCCTGCCCGTACGCCCGGCCGGGCGGTTGCGGTGGTTGCGACCTCCAGCACGTCGCCCCGGCCGCCCAGCTCGGCTGGAAGACGGCAGTGGTCCGCGAGCAGCTCACCCGGCTGGGCGGGCTCACCGACGCCGAGATCGACGGATTGCGGGTCACCGTCGAGCCGCTGCCCGGTGGCCCGCTGGGCTGGCGGTCCCGGGTCCGCTACGCGGTCGACGCCGCCGGCCGGGCCGGGCTGCTCAAGCACCGCTCGCACGAGGTGGTGCCGATCGACCGCTGCCTGATCGCCCACCCGGCGATCCAGGAGCTGCCGGTGCTCGGGCGACCCTGGCCGACGGCCGAGGCGGTGGAGGTCGTCGCCTCGACCGGCGGGGACGTCGCCGTCACCGCCGTCGCTGACGGGGTGCCCACCCGGGTCGACGTCCCGGCCGGGCCGGCAACGGCTGTCGACGCCCCGGGTGGGGTGGCGGCAGGTCAGGAAGACCGGCCGGATGGGGCGGCGACGGTACGGGAGGTCGCTGCCGGCCGGGACTGGTCGCTGCCGGCCAGCGGCTTCTGGCAGGTGCACCCGGCCGCCGCCGACACCCTGGTCGGCGCGGTCCTCGACCTGCTCGCCCCGCAGCCCGGCGAGTCCGCCTGGGACCTGTACGGCGGGGCCGGCCTGTTCGCCGCCGCGCTCGCCGGCCGGGTCGGTCCGGACGCCCGGGTCACCATTGTCGAGTCCGCCGCCGAGGGGGTCGCCGCCGCCCGGCGGAACCTGGCCGACCTGCGCCGGGTCGAGGTGGTCGCCGCCCGGGTGGAGACCGCGCTGGCCCGCCGCCGGGTCACCGGCCCGGTCGACCTGGTGGTGCTCGATCCGCCGCGTACCGGGGCGGGTGCGGCGGTGGTCCGGGACATGATCGCCGCCACTCCCCGGGCGATCGCCTACGTGGCCTGCGATCCGGCCGCCTTCGCCCGGGACGTGCGCACCTTCACCCGGGCCGGCTGGCGGCTCGCCGCACTGCGCGGCTACGACCTGTTCCCGATGACCCAGCACGTCGAACTGGTCGGCCTGTTCCTGCCCCCGACCCGCTGA
- a CDS encoding potassium channel family protein produces MHVVIMGCGRVGSTLAQSLESRGHSVAVIDHDADAFRRLGPDFAGITVTGAGFDGEVLRQAGIERADAFAAVSSGDNSNIISARLARETFGVSRVAARIYDQRRAQVYERLGIPTVATVRWTADRMLRHLVPEGNVEIFRDPTSTVSIIEVPVHKDWIGRPLRQLEETAGTRVAYLTRFGIGMLPTASSVVQEGDQLYVLVTDDIAASVTAVAATPPEGGH; encoded by the coding sequence GTGCACGTCGTGATCATGGGCTGTGGGCGGGTCGGCTCGACGCTGGCCCAGAGCCTGGAGTCCCGGGGGCACTCGGTGGCGGTGATCGACCACGACGCCGACGCGTTCCGCCGCCTCGGCCCCGACTTCGCCGGGATCACCGTCACCGGCGCCGGCTTCGACGGCGAGGTGCTGCGCCAGGCCGGCATCGAGCGGGCGGACGCCTTCGCCGCCGTCTCCAGCGGCGACAACTCCAACATCATCTCGGCCCGGTTGGCCCGCGAGACGTTCGGCGTCTCCCGGGTCGCGGCCCGGATCTACGACCAGCGCCGGGCCCAGGTCTACGAGCGGCTCGGCATCCCCACCGTCGCCACCGTCCGCTGGACGGCCGACCGGATGCTGCGCCACCTGGTCCCCGAGGGCAACGTGGAGATCTTCCGGGACCCGACCAGCACCGTGTCGATCATCGAGGTGCCGGTGCACAAGGACTGGATCGGTCGGCCGCTGCGTCAACTGGAGGAGACGGCCGGGACCCGGGTGGCGTACCTGACCCGGTTCGGCATCGGCATGCTGCCCACCGCGTCCAGCGTCGTACAGGAGGGTGACCAGCTCTACGTGCTGGTCACCGACGACATCGCCGCCTCGGTCACCGCGGTGGCCGCGACGCCGCCCGAAGGAGGGCACTGA
- a CDS encoding potassium channel family protein → MRIAIAGAGNVGRSIAQELIDNGHQVMLIERQPRMLRPDRVPTADWVLADACELASLEEANVAGCDVVVAATGDDKVNLVVSLLAKTEFAVPRVVARVNRAENEWLFTEQWGVDVAVSKPRVMAALVEEAVTVGDLVRLMTFRQGEANLVEITLPPTAPYVGQPIHAVPIPRDAALVAILRGKRVLVPSPDDPIEAGDELIFVCTAEVEDEVRGVILGPDSVERTRGTR, encoded by the coding sequence ATGCGGATCGCCATCGCGGGCGCCGGCAACGTGGGCCGGTCGATCGCCCAGGAGCTGATCGACAACGGCCACCAGGTGATGCTGATCGAACGGCAGCCCCGGATGCTGCGCCCGGACCGGGTGCCCACCGCCGACTGGGTGCTGGCCGACGCCTGCGAGCTGGCCAGTCTGGAGGAGGCGAACGTCGCGGGCTGCGACGTGGTGGTCGCCGCCACCGGTGACGACAAGGTCAACCTGGTGGTGTCCCTGCTGGCCAAGACCGAGTTCGCGGTGCCCCGGGTGGTGGCCCGGGTCAACCGGGCCGAGAACGAGTGGCTCTTCACCGAGCAGTGGGGCGTCGACGTGGCGGTCAGCAAGCCCCGGGTGATGGCCGCCCTGGTCGAGGAGGCGGTCACCGTCGGCGACCTGGTCCGGTTGATGACGTTCCGGCAGGGCGAGGCCAACCTGGTCGAGATCACCCTGCCGCCGACCGCGCCCTACGTCGGCCAGCCGATCCACGCCGTGCCGATCCCACGGGACGCCGCGCTGGTGGCGATCCTGCGCGGCAAGCGGGTGCTGGTGCCCAGCCCCGACGACCCGATCGAGGCCGGCGACGAGCTGATCTTCGTCTGCACCGCCGAGGTGGAGGACGAGGTGCGCGGGGTGATCCTCGGCCCGGACAGCGTGGAGCGGACCCGGGGCACCAGATGA
- a CDS encoding outer membrane protein assembly factor BamB family protein — MTVIDLGELRDAGPEPPGPAPRAVGRPLRLAAVLAFILLVLTAAAPVEHRAAFVLPASLGTSVLLHDGEVFLHAPTGDPTAPGRLSAWTIPTSPRARPVRRWQVPVPVTSGSGTLRRHGDLLLVTGTAGGPNGAYQTFAYDRESGRLRWQRTGIGESAGADLLFSELGPEGPMTVHSVDPSTGRDRWSASMSPAATLYRTAADGVDRIVTVKPPGPVEVWDARRGVRLHRAQLDHEGTPSNTGFEIVGDLLLAVQANTGRLTGYGLDGLDRRWEVPLTTPVFTTPCGSLLCALGVAGGVRALDPATGRTVWQDARWGFDSGVYGGRVAASSLGGGGWHPLVVLDVASGRQVADLGTWKLVRPTTPDGPVLGIRPAAGGRMMVADLDVAAARVRVLDVLPAVSGDCQSDGDLLLCRLVDGAFGVWRLPR, encoded by the coding sequence GTGACGGTCATCGATCTGGGTGAGCTCCGCGACGCCGGGCCGGAGCCGCCCGGTCCCGCGCCCCGGGCCGTCGGCCGACCGCTGCGACTCGCCGCGGTGCTGGCGTTCATCCTGCTGGTGCTGACCGCTGCCGCGCCGGTGGAGCACCGGGCGGCCTTCGTGCTGCCGGCCTCCCTCGGCACGTCGGTGCTGCTCCACGACGGGGAGGTCTTCCTGCACGCCCCGACCGGCGATCCGACCGCCCCGGGTCGGTTGAGCGCCTGGACGATCCCCACCTCACCCCGGGCGCGGCCGGTGCGGCGGTGGCAGGTGCCGGTGCCGGTGACCAGCGGGTCCGGGACGCTGCGCCGGCACGGCGACCTGTTGCTGGTCACCGGCACCGCCGGCGGACCGAACGGGGCTTACCAGACGTTCGCCTACGATCGGGAGAGCGGCAGGCTGCGCTGGCAGCGGACGGGGATTGGCGAGTCGGCAGGAGCCGACCTGCTCTTCTCCGAACTCGGTCCGGAGGGGCCGATGACTGTCCACTCCGTCGATCCGTCGACCGGCCGGGACCGCTGGTCGGCGTCGATGTCGCCGGCAGCCACCCTGTACCGGACGGCGGCCGACGGTGTGGACCGGATCGTGACTGTGAAACCGCCCGGCCCGGTCGAGGTCTGGGACGCCCGGCGCGGGGTACGTCTGCACCGTGCGCAGCTCGACCACGAGGGAACGCCGTCGAACACCGGGTTCGAGATCGTCGGCGACCTGCTGCTCGCCGTCCAGGCGAACACCGGCCGACTCACCGGGTACGGCCTCGACGGGCTGGACCGTCGATGGGAGGTGCCGTTGACGACGCCGGTGTTCACCACCCCGTGCGGGTCGCTGCTCTGCGCACTCGGCGTGGCCGGCGGGGTACGGGCGTTGGACCCGGCGACCGGGCGGACGGTCTGGCAGGACGCCCGTTGGGGGTTCGACAGCGGGGTGTACGGCGGTCGGGTGGCGGCGAGCAGCCTGGGTGGGGGCGGCTGGCACCCGCTTGTGGTGCTCGACGTCGCCTCCGGGCGGCAGGTCGCCGACCTGGGCACCTGGAAGCTGGTCCGGCCGACCACGCCGGACGGGCCGGTGCTCGGGATACGGCCGGCCGCTGGGGGGCGGATGATGGTCGCCGACCTGGACGTGGCCGCCGCGCGGGTCCGGGTGCTCGACGTGCTGCCGGCCGTCTCCGGCGACTGCCAGAGCGATGGGGATCTGCTGCTCTGCCGGCTGGTCGACGGCGCGTTCGGAGTCTGGCGGCTGCCCCGGTGA
- a CDS encoding APC family permease — MASPTSLLKRLLVGRPFRSDRLQHTLLPKRIALPVFASDALSSVAYAPDEILLTLSIAGASAFLFSPWIALAVVVVMLTVVASYRQNVHAYPSGGGDYEVATVNLGPRAGLAVASALLVDYVLTVAVSVSSGVANLGSVVPFVATHKVLIAVTAVVLLTAMNLRGLRESGTAFAIPTYGFVIVIGGMIVTGLVRYFVLGDDLRAPSAGLEIQAEHSVTGFALVFLLLRTFSSGCAALTGVEAISNGVPAFKAPKSRNAATTLLLLGTISVAMLVGIIWLARLTGLQFVEDPNTQILSGPDGYVQKTVTTQLGETVFGGGSVLLYVVAGMTALILFLAANTAFNGFPVLGSILAQDRYLPRQLHTRGDRLAFSNGIVFLAVFAIVLIVGFQAEVTRLIQLYIVGVFVSFTLSQAGMIRHWNRHLRTERDPEARRRIFRSRAINAFGMAMTGTVLVIVLITKFLLGAWIAIAAMAVIYLLMLAIRRHYDRIAAELEPTEVRGVLPARNHAIVLVSKLHQPTLRAIAYARATRPDTLTAVTVNVDDKDTRQLQQEWERRELPVPLTVVDSPYREITRPILSFVANTRRESPRDVVTVFIPEYVVGHWWENLLHNQSALRLKGRLLFEPGVMVTSVPWQLASTATKNLDRLDETLSRTPARGPRVAPRSTLPPPAPPGEPGPSTGDRP; from the coding sequence GTGGCCAGTCCCACCTCGCTGCTGAAGCGACTCCTCGTCGGTCGACCGTTCCGGTCGGACCGGCTCCAGCACACCCTGCTGCCCAAGCGCATCGCGCTGCCGGTCTTCGCCTCCGACGCGCTGTCCAGCGTCGCGTACGCCCCGGACGAGATCCTGCTGACCCTCTCCATCGCCGGGGCGTCGGCCTTCCTGTTCTCCCCCTGGATCGCCCTCGCGGTGGTCGTGGTCATGCTGACCGTGGTGGCCAGCTACCGGCAGAACGTGCACGCCTACCCCTCGGGCGGCGGGGACTACGAGGTGGCCACGGTCAACCTCGGCCCCCGGGCCGGGCTGGCGGTGGCCAGCGCGCTGCTCGTCGACTACGTGCTGACCGTCGCCGTGTCGGTCTCCTCCGGCGTGGCCAACCTCGGTTCGGTGGTGCCCTTCGTGGCCACCCACAAGGTGCTGATCGCGGTGACCGCGGTGGTGCTGCTGACCGCGATGAACCTGCGCGGGCTGCGCGAATCCGGCACCGCGTTCGCCATCCCGACCTACGGCTTCGTGATCGTCATCGGCGGGATGATCGTCACCGGGCTGGTCCGCTACTTCGTCCTCGGCGACGACCTGCGGGCCCCCAGCGCCGGGCTGGAGATCCAGGCGGAGCACAGCGTCACCGGCTTCGCGCTCGTCTTCCTGCTGCTGCGCACCTTCTCCTCCGGCTGCGCGGCGCTGACCGGGGTCGAGGCGATCTCCAACGGGGTGCCGGCGTTCAAGGCCCCGAAGAGCCGCAACGCCGCCACCACGCTGCTGCTGCTCGGCACCATCTCGGTCGCCATGCTGGTCGGCATCATCTGGCTGGCCCGGCTGACCGGCCTCCAGTTCGTCGAGGACCCGAACACGCAGATCCTCTCCGGCCCCGACGGGTACGTGCAGAAGACCGTCACCACCCAGCTCGGCGAGACCGTCTTCGGCGGCGGGTCGGTGCTGCTCTACGTGGTCGCCGGGATGACCGCCCTGATCCTCTTCCTGGCCGCCAACACCGCGTTCAACGGGTTCCCGGTGCTCGGCTCGATCCTCGCCCAGGACCGCTACCTGCCCCGGCAGCTGCACACCCGGGGCGACCGGCTGGCCTTCTCCAACGGCATCGTCTTCCTCGCCGTCTTCGCCATCGTGCTGATCGTCGGCTTCCAGGCCGAGGTTACCCGGCTGATCCAGCTCTACATCGTCGGCGTCTTCGTCTCGTTCACGCTCTCCCAGGCCGGCATGATCCGGCACTGGAACCGGCACCTGCGCACCGAGCGGGATCCGGAGGCACGTCGCCGGATCTTCCGCTCCCGGGCGATCAACGCGTTCGGCATGGCGATGACGGGCACCGTGCTGGTCATCGTGCTGATCACCAAGTTCCTGCTCGGCGCGTGGATCGCCATCGCCGCGATGGCGGTCATCTACCTGCTGATGCTGGCCATCCGGCGGCACTACGACCGGATCGCCGCCGAGCTGGAACCCACCGAGGTACGCGGGGTGCTGCCCGCCCGCAACCACGCCATCGTGCTGGTCAGCAAGCTGCACCAACCGACCCTGCGGGCCATCGCCTATGCCCGCGCCACCCGGCCGGACACGCTGACCGCGGTCACCGTCAACGTGGACGACAAGGACACCCGGCAGCTCCAGCAGGAGTGGGAGCGGCGCGAACTGCCGGTGCCGCTGACCGTCGTCGACTCGCCCTACCGGGAGATCACCCGGCCGATCCTGAGCTTCGTGGCCAACACCCGCCGGGAGTCGCCCCGCGACGTGGTCACCGTCTTCATCCCCGAGTACGTCGTCGGCCACTGGTGGGAGAACCTGCTGCACAACCAGAGCGCGTTGCGGCTCAAGGGCCGGCTGCTCTTCGAGCCGGGCGTGATGGTGACCAGCGTGCCCTGGCAGTTGGCCTCCACCGCGACCAAGAACCTCGACCGGCTGGACGAGACGCTGAGTCGTACCCCCGCCCGGGGCCCCCGGGTCGCGCCCCGCAGTACCCTGCCCCCGCCCGCGCCGCCCGGCGAGCCCGGCCCGTCGACCGGAGACCGCCCGTGA